One Candidatus Peregrinibacteria bacterium DNA segment encodes these proteins:
- a CDS encoding S41 family peptidase: protein MDLFWNVDELIDESYVDVEKIDNHAQLYGAISGLVESLGDPYSVFMSPEETETFNKSLSGELEGIGAELTENEAGELMILAPLKNSPAEKAGILPGDYIYMVNGQLTTGMSLFEAIMNIRGEPGTEVQLTLLREGMDEAIEVSITRQAIIVPSVELSTLEEEGKSIAHLTINQFGTDTYNEFEEAVRQITLDNPDGLILDLRMNGGGYLDAAVQITSEFFEDEKTAVIVKYRDRDNQVIKTTGDGQLTTIPMVVLIDGYSASASEILAGTLQDYERATLIGEQSFGKGSVQELDELSDGSTLLLTVAKWYTPLDRSIDETGITPDIEVKNEAQNPSDLQLDAALNYLVQQ from the coding sequence TTGGATCTGTTTTGGAATGTGGACGAACTCATCGATGAGAGCTATGTGGACGTCGAAAAAATAGACAATCACGCCCAACTTTACGGAGCCATTTCCGGCCTCGTAGAATCCTTAGGTGACCCGTATTCCGTGTTCATGAGCCCTGAAGAAACCGAAACGTTCAATAAAAGTCTCAGTGGAGAATTGGAGGGCATTGGGGCCGAGCTCACTGAAAATGAAGCGGGCGAACTCATGATTTTAGCACCACTTAAAAACTCTCCTGCCGAAAAAGCCGGCATTCTGCCTGGCGATTATATTTACATGGTGAACGGACAACTCACCACGGGCATGAGCCTCTTCGAAGCCATCATGAATATTCGTGGGGAACCCGGAACCGAAGTGCAACTCACGCTGCTTCGCGAAGGGATGGATGAAGCCATCGAAGTCTCCATCACACGCCAAGCCATCATCGTGCCCAGCGTGGAATTGAGCACTTTAGAAGAAGAGGGGAAATCCATCGCGCATCTGACCATCAATCAATTCGGCACCGACACCTACAATGAATTCGAAGAAGCCGTGCGGCAAATCACCCTCGACAATCCCGACGGACTCATTTTGGATCTACGCATGAACGGAGGGGGCTACTTGGACGCCGCTGTCCAAATCACCAGCGAATTTTTTGAGGATGAAAAAACAGCTGTCATCGTCAAATACCGCGACCGCGACAATCAAGTCATCAAAACCACCGGGGACGGGCAGCTCACCACCATTCCAATGGTCGTGCTCATCGATGGATACTCGGCTTCTGCTTCTGAAATTTTAGCAGGCACCTTGCAAGATTATGAACGCGCCACCCTCATTGGGGAGCAAAGTTTTGGAAAAGGCAGCGTGCAAGAACTGGATGAACTCAGCGACGGATCCACCTTACTCCTCACTGTGGCAAAGTGGTACACCCCCCTAGATCGCAGCATCGATGAAACCGGCATCACTCCCGACATTGAGGTGAAAAATGAAGCGCAAAACCCCTCGGACTTGCAATTGGATGCGGCCTTGAATTACCTTGTGCAACAATGA
- a CDS encoding IS30 family transposase: MTTDNDILFQKHKELEKLLGIKIYFCHPYHSWEKGTVENTNKIIRKDIPKGSDISKYSKAFIQRLEEKLNRRPLKCLNYLTPKEALLVHREITKLKKS; encoded by the coding sequence ATGACTACGGACAATGATATTCTCTTCCAGAAACACAAGGAATTGGAGAAGCTGCTGGGCATTAAAATCTACTTTTGCCACCCTTATCATTCATGGGAAAAGGGCACAGTGGAAAACACGAATAAAATCATTCGGAAAGATATTCCTAAAGGCAGTGATATTTCAAAATACAGTAAAGCTTTCATTCAAAGGCTTGAAGAAAAACTCAATCGTAGACCGCTCAAGTGTTTGAATTATCTCACCCCAAAAGAAGCTCTTTTGGTGCACCGCGAAATCACAAAACTCAAAAAATCCTAA
- a CDS encoding TPM domain-containing protein, translating into MKFLTCRLGAFSLIGALLWASPASAELQIPNAPQGYVLDQAEVLAEATENQLQNDLAALEATNSSQLVVLTVDSLQGYEPEQYALAVLRGWGVGQKEFNNGLVFLIAPNEQKARIEVGYGLEGAITDAQSSLILSKVAIPSFKTGNYDEGVLASMEVLQTLARGESFDLSAYEDTNVEEGASINGIGLFFLFYFLPLIWAFFSFLAGSKSWWLGGIFGAIFGIFIAGLIGAGIGALIGLFVDYILSVYFFKKLLPKKGRGFWWGGGSTGGSGGGRGFGGFGGGSGGGGGATGGW; encoded by the coding sequence ATGAAATTTTTAACTTGCCGGCTCGGGGCTTTTTCTTTGATAGGGGCCCTGCTCTGGGCGTCACCCGCCTCCGCTGAACTTCAAATCCCAAATGCCCCTCAGGGGTACGTGCTCGATCAAGCAGAAGTGCTGGCTGAAGCCACCGAAAATCAACTGCAAAATGATCTAGCGGCTCTTGAGGCCACAAACAGCTCTCAATTGGTGGTGCTCACCGTCGACTCCTTGCAAGGCTATGAACCAGAGCAATACGCTCTGGCCGTGCTGCGCGGGTGGGGAGTGGGACAAAAAGAATTCAACAATGGACTCGTCTTCTTAATCGCGCCCAACGAACAAAAAGCCCGCATTGAAGTGGGTTACGGTTTAGAAGGAGCCATCACCGATGCGCAGTCATCGCTCATTTTGAGCAAAGTGGCCATCCCCTCTTTCAAAACAGGCAATTACGATGAAGGGGTGCTCGCCTCCATGGAAGTTTTGCAAACCCTGGCTCGAGGGGAAAGCTTCGATCTCAGCGCTTACGAAGACACGAACGTCGAAGAAGGGGCTTCCATAAACGGGATTGGACTATTTTTCCTCTTCTATTTTCTCCCTTTGATTTGGGCCTTTTTCAGTTTTTTGGCCGGCAGCAAATCGTGGTGGTTGGGGGGCATTTTTGGCGCCATTTTCGGAATCTTCATTGCCGGTCTCATCGGGGCTGGAATAGGAGCTTTGATCGGTCTTTTTGTAGACTACATTTTGTCCGTCTATTTCTTTAAAAAATTACTTCCCAAAAAAGGTCGTGGTTTTTGGTGGGGCGGAGGTTCCACTGGTGGTAGTGGCGGGGGTCGAGGCTTTGGCGGTTTTGGAGGCGGCAGCGGCGGAGGTGGAGGAGCCACGGGCGGCTGGTGA
- a CDS encoding transposase: MLQSSGAVQRKGITPVVPPKAKMKFPWEYNKNIYAYRNEIERLFHRMKNYRRISTRYDKLDLMYASFISLCLVALLLKVLC; encoded by the coding sequence ATGCTACAAAGTTCTGGAGCTGTGCAAAGAAAAGGCATAACTCCAGTCGTTCCTCCAAAGGCAAAAATGAAATTTCCGTGGGAATACAACAAGAACATTTATGCCTACCGCAACGAGATTGAACGCCTATTTCACCGAATGAAAAATTACAGAAGAATTTCAACTCGCTATGACAAATTAGACCTGATGTATGCCTCCTTTATCTCCCTCTGCCTTGTGGCACTTTTACTCAAAGTCTTATGTTAA
- a CDS encoding VOC family protein, giving the protein MQKITPHLWFDKEAKEAAAFYVDAFQNSRIKSSTTLSGTPSGSVDLLTIELWGMDFSLISAGPYFQFTPAISFLVTCESKEAVDALWEKLGQGGKVLMELGAYPFSERYGWLQDQYGLSWQVMFTTDASVQKRIVPTLMFVGEQCGKAEEAVHSYALVFRGVEVDHILRYESGEEPDKEGTVKHLGFTLEGQPFAAMDSARVHDFGFNEAVSFVVNCETQEELDAYWEKLSAVPEAEQCGWLKDKFGVSWQIVPTIMDEMLLKGAPEQVARVTEAFLKMKKFDIATLKEAYEGVEN; this is encoded by the coding sequence ATGCAAAAAATCACTCCTCATTTATGGTTCGACAAAGAAGCCAAAGAAGCGGCAGCGTTTTATGTGGACGCCTTTCAAAATTCACGCATCAAAAGCTCCACGACGCTCAGCGGCACACCTTCGGGTTCAGTGGATCTGCTCACCATCGAATTGTGGGGGATGGATTTTAGCCTGATCAGTGCGGGTCCGTACTTTCAATTCACGCCGGCGATTTCTTTTTTGGTGACCTGTGAAAGCAAAGAGGCCGTCGACGCGCTGTGGGAAAAATTGGGGCAAGGAGGCAAGGTGCTGATGGAATTGGGTGCTTACCCTTTCAGCGAGCGCTATGGATGGCTACAGGATCAATACGGGCTTTCATGGCAAGTGATGTTTACGACTGATGCATCGGTGCAAAAGCGCATTGTGCCTACGCTGATGTTTGTGGGAGAACAGTGTGGTAAGGCCGAAGAAGCGGTTCATTCTTATGCATTGGTGTTTCGTGGGGTGGAGGTGGATCATATTTTGCGCTATGAATCAGGAGAAGAGCCTGACAAAGAGGGAACCGTGAAGCACCTCGGTTTCACCTTGGAAGGCCAGCCTTTTGCGGCCATGGACAGTGCGCGGGTGCATGATTTCGGTTTCAATGAAGCCGTTTCTTTTGTGGTGAATTGTGAAACTCAAGAAGAGCTGGATGCGTACTGGGAAAAATTATCGGCGGTTCCCGAAGCGGAGCAGTGTGGGTGGCTGAAGGATAAATTTGGCGTTTCGTGGCAAATTGTTCCCACGATTATGGATGAAATGCTGCTAAAAGGCGCCCCTGAGCAAGTGGCACGTGTGACGGAAGCCTTTTTGAAAATGAAGAAGTTTGATATTGCGACGTTGAAGGAAGCTTACGAGGGAGTAGAAAACTGA
- a CDS encoding 2,3-bisphosphoglycerate-independent phosphoglycerate mutase, with the protein MKVLLCVLDGFGHGKPYAGNALANANAPFLGELYAKYPWTLLNASGEEVGIPAGTQGGSEVGHLTMGAGRIVLQPLQEIDHSIADGSFFQKPALLEAAAHAKMHNSAFHILGMISDQGIHADLDHCLALLNFAKQQGLTKVYVHGITDGRDVPPKSVDAFLARLQAHIHELGTGKLATLVGRYFAMDRDKNEDRTEVAYQLYTQGIDKNGQPLVPAIDALTAVQAAYASGLESDYYLEPVLLDREGLIRPSDAVVFFNFRTDRAAQLTERFLTPTAADASAGFSKPHFVAFDPYTTQAPVVFPEPKVVNNLGSMLDQAGLKQLRIAETEKYAHVTFFFNSQAKEPFASETRIMIDSPKCASYAEQPEMSALGITNALLKELQTPQDGKPYDFIALNFANLDLVGHSGSYAATVKAVETIDACLARLVPAALAADYAVLITGDHGNAEYMIYDSAVNPLDDPKLDGTECPSHTRNPVPFIVASKMPLMLRQSSHDEATGGLKDVAPTVLKLLQLEKPAEMTGQSLVA; encoded by the coding sequence ATGAAAGTCCTCCTTTGCGTCCTCGACGGATTTGGCCACGGCAAGCCCTATGCAGGCAATGCCCTAGCGAATGCAAACGCACCTTTTTTAGGCGAACTTTATGCCAAATATCCTTGGACTCTTTTGAACGCCTCCGGTGAAGAGGTGGGCATCCCCGCTGGCACCCAAGGCGGCTCCGAAGTCGGCCACCTGACCATGGGCGCTGGACGCATCGTGCTGCAACCCCTTCAAGAAATAGATCATTCCATTGCCGACGGCAGCTTTTTTCAAAAACCCGCCTTGCTCGAAGCCGCTGCCCACGCCAAAATGCACAACTCTGCTTTTCACATTCTGGGAATGATCTCGGACCAAGGCATTCATGCAGATCTGGATCATTGCCTGGCTCTGCTCAACTTCGCCAAACAGCAAGGCCTCACTAAAGTCTACGTGCACGGCATCACCGATGGTCGCGACGTCCCTCCAAAATCCGTGGACGCTTTCCTTGCCCGCCTGCAGGCTCATATACACGAACTCGGCACTGGCAAACTCGCTACGCTCGTGGGGCGCTACTTTGCCATGGATCGCGATAAAAACGAGGATCGCACCGAAGTGGCTTACCAGCTCTACACCCAGGGCATCGATAAAAACGGCCAGCCCCTCGTCCCTGCTATAGACGCCCTCACGGCCGTCCAAGCGGCCTATGCCTCCGGCCTCGAAAGCGACTATTACCTCGAACCCGTGCTCCTCGACCGCGAAGGCCTCATCCGCCCGAGCGACGCCGTAGTCTTCTTCAACTTCCGCACCGACCGCGCCGCCCAACTCACCGAGCGCTTCCTCACACCGACGGCAGCAGACGCTTCCGCTGGTTTTTCCAAACCCCACTTTGTCGCCTTCGATCCTTACACAACCCAAGCCCCCGTCGTCTTCCCGGAACCCAAAGTCGTGAACAACCTGGGCTCGATGCTCGATCAAGCCGGACTCAAACAACTGCGCATCGCCGAGACCGAAAAATACGCCCACGTCACCTTCTTCTTCAACAGCCAAGCCAAAGAACCTTTCGCTTCCGAAACTCGCATCATGATCGACTCGCCCAAGTGCGCCTCCTACGCCGAGCAGCCCGAAATGAGCGCCCTCGGCATCACCAATGCCCTGCTCAAAGAGCTGCAAACTCCTCAAGATGGAAAACCCTACGACTTCATCGCGCTCAATTTTGCCAACCTAGATCTCGTGGGCCATTCCGGTTCGTACGCCGCCACCGTTAAAGCTGTCGAAACCATCGACGCCTGTCTTGCTCGCCTCGTGCCCGCCGCCCTCGCCGCCGACTATGCTGTACTCATCACCGGCGACCATGGCAACGCCGAATACATGATTTATGACTCTGCCGTGAACCCCCTCGATGACCCCAAACTCGATGGCACCGAGTGCCCCTCTCACACTCGCAACCCCGTGCCCTTCATCGTGGCCAGCAAAATGCCCCTAATGCTCCGCCAAAGCTCTCATGACGAAGCCACCGGCGGTCTCAAAGACGTGGCCCCCACCGTGCTCAAACTGCTTCAGCTTGAAAAACCCGCCGAAATGACCGGCCAGAGTTTAGTGGCTTGA
- the msrA gene encoding peptide-methionine (S)-S-oxide reductase MsrA, whose protein sequence is MTTQIATFGAGCFWGVEEAFRAVPGVKETAVGYMGGALENPSYQDVCTDQTGHAEVVQVQYDPGEVSYEKLLEVFWNNHNPTQWNRQGPDYGSQYRSVIFYSTPEQKAEAEASLAALEASGQHQRKIVTQIVPEAKFWRAEEAHQKYLAKRGLGSCHL, encoded by the coding sequence ATGACCACACAAATCGCCACGTTTGGAGCCGGATGTTTCTGGGGAGTTGAGGAGGCTTTTCGTGCTGTGCCCGGAGTGAAAGAAACGGCTGTGGGTTACATGGGTGGGGCTTTGGAGAATCCGAGTTACCAAGATGTATGCACCGATCAAACAGGGCATGCCGAGGTGGTGCAGGTGCAATATGATCCGGGTGAAGTGAGTTACGAAAAGTTGCTGGAGGTGTTTTGGAACAATCACAACCCGACTCAGTGGAATCGTCAGGGGCCGGATTATGGTAGCCAATACCGCAGTGTGATTTTTTACAGCACGCCGGAGCAGAAGGCGGAGGCGGAAGCTTCTTTGGCGGCCTTGGAAGCAAGCGGACAGCATCAGCGGAAAATTGTGACTCAGATTGTGCCCGAAGCAAAATTTTGGCGGGCGGAAGAGGCTCACCAAAAGTACTTGGCAAAACGAGGGCTTGGGTCTTGCCATTTGTGA
- a CDS encoding DUF4256 domain-containing protein: MDTPKPLESGPDGRLVMRITERTGFEAMLERVQDDAWARMSSTIPKAEEPAAKAGESENSTKERVIFMGKLKERYETNKHGIACHSDVTWGKIEAKLSANPAKLDALKKMDDSGGEPDVTEVQGENFLFDELAEKLPASRKQATYGDAFLAAEKMRGDAKLMHPDRYKKLGNEMKIVMDNTEGDWVWLDTSDREGLLSQNQAICGCQRKGTVLMGLCKDNDQFRTLDDYQAFRCSITI; this comes from the coding sequence ATGGATACCCCAAAACCTCTTGAATCTGGTCCGGACGGAAGATTGGTTATGCGTATAACTGAGCGTACAGGATTTGAGGCCATGCTAGAGAGAGTGCAAGACGATGCTTGGGCTCGAATGAGCTCTACGATTCCGAAGGCAGAAGAACCTGCTGCTAAAGCCGGAGAATCAGAAAATTCTACTAAAGAGCGCGTCATTTTTATGGGAAAACTTAAAGAACGATATGAAACAAATAAACACGGTATTGCTTGCCACAGTGATGTAACATGGGGAAAAATTGAAGCCAAATTGAGTGCCAATCCAGCAAAGCTAGATGCCTTGAAAAAAATGGATGATTCAGGGGGTGAACCAGATGTGACTGAGGTCCAAGGAGAGAATTTCCTTTTTGATGAGCTAGCGGAAAAGCTGCCAGCCTCTCGTAAACAGGCAACCTATGGTGACGCCTTTTTGGCAGCAGAAAAAATGCGTGGTGATGCCAAATTGATGCACCCTGACCGGTACAAGAAACTCGGAAATGAGATGAAAATTGTGATGGACAACACTGAAGGAGATTGGGTGTGGCTGGATACTTCAGACAGAGAAGGGTTACTAAGCCAAAATCAAGCGATCTGTGGCTGTCAACGTAAGGGGACTGTTCTCATGGGATTATGTAAAGATAACGATCAATTTCGCACCCTCGATGATTACCAAGCATTCCGTTGCTCGATAACGATCTAA
- a CDS encoding LemA family protein, whose product MPSWVIILGLLLIAGWWFASTYNSLITSKGMTEKSWAQVEAEYQRRADLIPNLISTVKGAADFEQSTLTEVTEARTQWMQTADSPDATLEEQMAATQNFDSALSRLLVTVESYPTLTATEGFQIFQAQLEGTENRVTVARMDFNTAATAYNIKVQRFPTKIVASLFGFDPTPLFEAEAGSQEVPEVDFNFGDPEAVTQ is encoded by the coding sequence ATCCCTAGCTGGGTCATTATTCTAGGACTTTTACTCATCGCGGGCTGGTGGTTTGCGAGCACTTACAACAGCCTCATCACATCCAAAGGAATGACCGAAAAATCCTGGGCACAAGTGGAAGCGGAATATCAGCGCCGTGCAGATCTTATTCCCAACCTGATCAGCACCGTGAAAGGAGCCGCCGATTTTGAACAAAGCACCCTAACAGAAGTAACGGAAGCCCGCACTCAATGGATGCAAACCGCAGATAGCCCTGATGCCACTTTGGAAGAGCAAATGGCAGCCACTCAAAACTTTGACTCCGCGCTCTCTCGCCTTCTGGTCACGGTGGAATCTTACCCCACCCTCACCGCAACCGAAGGATTTCAAATCTTTCAAGCTCAACTGGAGGGAACAGAAAATCGAGTGACCGTGGCTCGCATGGATTTCAATACAGCCGCAACAGCCTACAACATCAAAGTTCAACGCTTCCCCACTAAAATAGTGGCCAGTCTTTTTGGTTTCGATCCCACACCGCTCTTTGAAGCAGAAGCAGGCAGCCAAGAAGTCCCTGAAGTGGACTTTAACTTTGGTGATCCCGAAGCAGTCACTCAATAA
- a CDS encoding recombinase zinc beta ribbon domain-containing protein, which yields MRLLGKKGNPRAKEYDFCFKPLLICGECEGTVTAERKQKIIKKTGNVKEYVFYHCTHNKKDAKCQQRSIEEEELEKAMRLEMASYTILPQFKDWAIEMLNKHNDTEIQQRTKIHEMQSNAVLTVQGELDSLTQMRYRNLLDDEEFLRQKKQLKARLAKLEEELGDTKLRAENWLEPTEKTFDWITYVVQNYELEDFEGRRTILQGFGAIFAIRDRKLKMQPHEWLVPIGENYKQLENEYLSLEPAERALQSGESAALDSIRLRWRRERDSNPRGGQAP from the coding sequence TTGCGACTGCTCGGGAAGAAAGGCAACCCAAGGGCTAAGGAATACGACTTCTGCTTCAAGCCACTCCTCATCTGTGGAGAATGCGAAGGAACCGTGACAGCCGAGCGTAAACAAAAAATCATCAAAAAGACGGGAAACGTTAAGGAGTATGTTTTCTACCATTGCACCCACAACAAGAAGGATGCCAAGTGTCAGCAACGATCCATTGAAGAAGAGGAACTCGAGAAAGCCATGAGGTTAGAAATGGCAAGTTACACCATTCTCCCCCAGTTCAAAGACTGGGCGATTGAGATGCTCAACAAGCACAACGACACTGAAATTCAGCAGCGCACGAAGATTCATGAAATGCAATCCAACGCCGTGCTGACGGTACAAGGTGAACTCGATAGCCTCACCCAGATGCGCTACCGCAACCTTCTTGATGACGAAGAGTTCTTACGACAAAAGAAACAACTCAAGGCACGACTCGCAAAATTGGAGGAAGAATTGGGAGATACAAAACTAAGGGCGGAGAACTGGCTGGAACCGACTGAAAAGACTTTCGACTGGATCACCTACGTGGTTCAAAACTACGAGCTGGAAGACTTTGAAGGGCGTAGAACCATACTCCAAGGATTCGGTGCGATCTTCGCCATCCGCGACAGGAAGCTAAAAATGCAGCCTCACGAGTGGCTTGTACCCATCGGCGAGAACTACAAACAGCTTGAAAATGAATACCTTAGCTTAGAACCAGCAGAAAGGGCTTTGCAAAGCGGTGAAAGTGCTGCTTTGGACTCCATTCGTCTACGGTGGCGGAGAGAGAGGGATTCGAACCCCCGAGGAGGACAGGCCCCCTAA
- a CDS encoding PH domain-containing protein produces MEDLERQHRLGGGSFSRQEVLRETIVLLLVKLLLGGLLALLAFLLTVAIQINNFWTGLFILVVQIFFSVYIVMSWGFEYYEINTLHVIHKRGILFIRKEIVSIRNIEKIELEQGLFGRLFDFGTIKLKGPTLEREIALYGIQAPEYHIELIEGIIRDFRESYLYRYNKMPIPV; encoded by the coding sequence ATGGAAGATCTGGAAAGACAACATCGTTTAGGGGGAGGCTCTTTCTCCAGGCAGGAGGTTTTGCGAGAGACTATCGTGCTCCTTCTCGTAAAACTCTTGCTTGGAGGCCTTCTTGCACTTCTGGCTTTCCTTCTGACTGTTGCCATTCAAATCAATAACTTTTGGACTGGCCTTTTCATTTTGGTGGTTCAGATCTTTTTTAGTGTGTATATCGTTATGAGTTGGGGATTTGAATATTACGAAATCAATACCCTTCACGTTATCCACAAGAGAGGTATTTTATTCATTCGAAAAGAAATCGTTTCTATCCGCAATATCGAAAAGATAGAACTGGAGCAAGGACTCTTTGGTCGCCTATTCGATTTTGGCACTATTAAATTGAAAGGTCCCACCTTGGAACGAGAAATTGCGCTTTATGGTATCCAAGCCCCTGAATATCATATTGAATTGATTGAAGGTATTATCCGCGATTTCCGCGAAAGCTATCTTTACCGATACAACAAAATGCCAATCCCAGTATAA
- a CDS encoding DUF378 domain-containing protein, whose product MQKGSSGTLGTVAWALMFIGALNWGLIGLGALIGDSNWNLVNMLLGQWPTVESVVYLIVGVGAVYCLVDCWSNPKR is encoded by the coding sequence ATGCAAAAAGGATCTTCTGGTACCTTGGGTACCGTGGCCTGGGCTTTGATGTTCATTGGAGCCCTCAACTGGGGCCTCATTGGTCTCGGAGCACTGATCGGTGATTCCAATTGGAACCTGGTCAATATGCTTCTTGGGCAATGGCCCACAGTGGAATCCGTCGTCTACCTCATTGTGGGAGTGGGCGCGGTGTACTGCTTGGTGGATTGCTGGTCCAATCCTAAACGTTAG
- a CDS encoding helix-turn-helix domain-containing protein, translated as MFILKGKGYSLRAIAKSLKRSVSTVSDELKRNEVNGSYNPKKAQQKSYVRRRSARFQGKKVAMNKKLRDFVEEKLRDDISPAAISGRLKCQEGALPFCLQRQYLSLPKKPLWKSFGV; from the coding sequence ATATTCATACTGAAGGGGAAAGGATATTCGCTCAGAGCTATCGCTAAAAGTCTGAAGAGAAGTGTTTCAACTGTTTCAGATGAACTCAAACGTAATGAAGTGAATGGCAGCTATAACCCGAAGAAAGCACAGCAGAAAAGCTATGTACGAAGGCGCTCCGCTCGCTTTCAAGGGAAGAAAGTTGCAATGAACAAGAAATTGAGAGATTTCGTAGAAGAAAAACTAAGAGATGATATTTCTCCAGCCGCTATTTCTGGGAGACTCAAATGCCAAGAGGGAGCTCTTCCTTTTTGCCTCCAAAGACAGTATTTATCGCTTCCTAAAAAGCCCCTATGGAAGAGCTTTGGAGTATGA
- a CDS encoding DUF1761 domain-containing protein produces the protein MEPAELLSLVFAALAAFAVGWLWYSPLLFGPVWMKEVLGHSTVPKTMTKEQKKQMTKGIVVGGLLQILSTYVLAHFLFVTSDGDLQHMYREAMETVLWIWAGFCLPLNFSSFLWEGRSLKIALINASQTLVSLITAAVILTAIL, from the coding sequence ATGGAACCCGCTGAACTCTTGTCTCTTGTTTTTGCCGCCTTGGCTGCATTTGCCGTTGGATGGCTATGGTATTCGCCTCTTTTATTTGGACCTGTGTGGATGAAGGAAGTGTTGGGGCACAGCACTGTTCCAAAGACGATGACCAAAGAGCAGAAAAAACAAATGACGAAAGGGATTGTGGTGGGTGGTTTGCTGCAAATTTTGTCTACCTATGTGCTTGCGCACTTTTTGTTTGTGACAAGCGATGGTGACTTGCAACACATGTACCGTGAAGCCATGGAAACGGTGCTGTGGATCTGGGCTGGATTTTGTCTTCCCCTCAATTTTTCCAGTTTCTTATGGGAAGGTCGCTCGCTTAAGATTGCGCTGATCAACGCCAGTCAAACCTTGGTGAGCTTGATCACCGCAGCTGTGATTTTGACAGCTATTCTATGA
- a CDS encoding RNA-binding protein, translating into MQLKKLFVGNLPYSATGDDLRALFAEVGTVESAMVITDRMSGRSKGFGFVEMATLEEAEAAVAKFHNYDLNGRPMIVNEARPQEERPRGSFGGGRGGFGGGRSGDRGGFRGGDRGSFGGGNGGYDQDNQF; encoded by the coding sequence ATGCAACTTAAAAAATTATTTGTAGGGAATCTTCCTTACTCGGCTACCGGAGACGATCTCCGCGCTCTTTTCGCTGAAGTTGGAACCGTTGAATCTGCCATGGTGATCACTGATCGCATGAGCGGACGCAGCAAGGGTTTCGGTTTCGTTGAAATGGCAACCCTCGAAGAAGCAGAAGCAGCTGTGGCTAAGTTCCACAACTACGACCTCAATGGTCGCCCTATGATCGTAAACGAAGCTCGTCCTCAAGAAGAACGTCCTCGTGGCTCCTTTGGTGGAGGCCGTGGAGGTTTCGGCGGAGGCCGCTCTGGAGACCGCGGAGGATTCCGTGGTGGAGACCGTGGCTCCTTTGGTGGAGGCAACGGTGGTTACGACCAAGACAACCAATTCTAA
- a CDS encoding Hsp20/alpha crystallin family protein: MKNTQLQERNLPTVRDVMNSLFEESFWDPFQNFPSLVSSFSSIGMPKSDVYETNKEFVAEIEVPGYDPKDLEVNVENGRIVIQGKTEESKEDKDRHYFRKQRSYGSIYQEIGIPSYVDAADASCKFKNGTLTVRLPKKQKEKKLLSIEAE; the protein is encoded by the coding sequence ATGAAAAATACGCAACTTCAGGAACGCAATCTCCCAACGGTTCGAGACGTTATGAATAGTCTTTTTGAAGAATCGTTTTGGGACCCTTTCCAAAACTTCCCCTCTCTGGTGAGTTCTTTCAGCTCTATTGGTATGCCAAAGTCTGACGTTTACGAAACGAACAAGGAATTTGTAGCCGAAATTGAGGTACCAGGTTATGACCCCAAAGATCTAGAGGTGAATGTGGAAAATGGAAGAATCGTGATACAAGGGAAAACAGAGGAGAGTAAGGAGGACAAAGATCGGCATTACTTCCGAAAGCAACGCAGCTATGGCTCCATCTACCAAGAAATTGGGATCCCAAGTTATGTAGATGCTGCCGACGCAAGCTGCAAGTTTAAAAATGGGACTTTGACTGTTCGTCTTCCTAAGAAGCAAAAGGAAAAAAAGCTCCTTTCGATAGAAGCAGAGTAA
- a CDS encoding transposase: MYQMLTDEQFKLIQPYFPKPRKPEKIPLKRCMDAICYVLKTGCAWRQMPYDYREKRMTGTRFIQDTNGGANLDFWTNA, from the coding sequence ATGTACCAGATGCTAACGGATGAACAGTTCAAACTGATCCAGCCTTATTTTCCAAAGCCCAGAAAGCCTGAAAAGATTCCACTGAAACGTTGCATGGATGCCATTTGTTATGTACTTAAAACAGGGTGCGCATGGAGACAAATGCCCTACGATTACAGAGAAAAGAGAATGACTGGCACACGATTTATACAAGATACAAACGGTGGAGCGAATCTGGACTTTTGGACAAATGCTTAG